The genomic segment GCAATTGACGTTTGTTTCTTACTAAGCCATGATATTAGTCTTTCGCCTAAGAACTAACATGAACCGCTCGTACTTTTTCTGTCGATTTAGCATCCAGCATAATCTGCGTCTGAATACCCTACAAGATTTAGACCTGAATATTTGGGATACCAAAGACCCACATTAGTAGcacctttaagatatttaagtaTGCGTTTAGAAGCAATAAAATGAGATTGCATAGGTTTAGCTTGAAACCGTGCACATAAACatacagcaaacataatatccagTCTACTTGCAGTCAAATAAAGTAGAGAACCAATTAAccctctgtacatttttgtatCCACAAAGATTCTCCCTTCATATTTAtccagtttgattgatgaactcattggGGTGGTAGCTTGAGAGCaattttccatgccaaatttctttagcatatcTCGAGTGTATTTAGCTTGATTGATAAATATACCATTTTCGGACTGCTTAACTTGCAGTCctaaaaagtaatttaattcGCCCATTATGCTCATCTCAAATTGCTCCTGCATCATCTAAGAAAATCTCTCGCAAAACTTAGGGTTAGTTGATCTGAAAATAATATCGTCCACATTTTGTACAAACAGTGAATGATCATTTTTTGAGAATCTAAACATCATTTTATCAACCGTTCCGATTGTGAAACCATGCTCAAGCAAGAATTTTGTTAaagtgtcataccatgctctcggGGCCTGTTTTAGTCCATATAGAGCTTTGTCAAGTTTGTAAACATAATCGGGGAGAGTGTGATTAACAAAGCCGGGTGGTTGTTCTACATGAACTATCTCATTTAATAACCCATTCAAAAATGCATATtaaacatccatttgatatactttgaagtccTTAAATGCTGTAAATGCCAGAAATATTCTAATGGCTTCTAACCTGGCTACTGGGGCAAAAGATTCATCAAAGTCTATACCTTCCTCTTGTCTATAGCCTTGAGCTACTAGTCTAGCCTTGTTTCTTATAATTAAaccattttcatccattttattCCTAAACACCCATCTTGTTCCAATCACATGAGTATTTTTAGGCCGAGGGACTAGATGTCAAACCTTACTTCTTTCAAACTGATTAAGTTCCTCTTGCATGGCCTCTATCCAATTTGTGTCAAGTAGTGCATTATCgattttcttaggttctatcTGAGATACAAACgcagcatgcataaattcatttatcatttgatttctagttctaagaggagcagtcgggttaccgatgaccagctcgagtggatgatccttttccactggagacatggtccatatggatttAGCTTGGTTGGTTGAATGATTTCCTCTTCTTGCTCCAGTGCTTCTTCTATTTGTGTATTTTGCGTCTGTTGGTTGTCCTCTGGTTCGTGCACCTGTTGAGTTTGTTCTTGTGCTGTTGGATTTTCTTTTGATATGTTTCCTCCTGTTTTTCTCAGATCTACCTCATCATCACTGCTTGCTTCAAGGTTAGTAGcatcaagattatttattaaatcatgtatATTGTTACTACTATTGTCATGACATATAGaatattcatcaaatacaatgtgtatggattcttcaacagtgagaGTTCTTTGATTATAAACTCTGTATGCTTTgctcactgctgaatatccTAAAAAGATACCATTATCAGCTTTTACATCAAATGCGGTGAGATGTGTTTTGCCATTAATATGAATAAAACACTTACGACCAAAAATACGAAAGTATCCAACTTCTGGTTGCTTGCCGGTCCAgatttcatatggagtcttttcaTGATTCTTATAATCATGGACCTGTTTTGAATGTAACAGGCTGTGTTaatagcttctgcccaaaatctctGTGAAATACTAGATTCGGCTAGCATGGTTCTAGCTGCTTCCTTCAATGTGCGGTTTCTCCTTTCAGCTACTCCGTTCTGTTGAGGTGATCTAGCCGCTGacaattcatgttttatgccATGATTTTCAAGATATGATGACAGGTATTGGTtcagaaattcagttcctctgtcACTCTTGATTCTGTTAATTGCTTCGCTTTTCTCATTTTGAAGTCTTTTGAGCAGCTTGATTAGATGATCGGCAGCTTGATCTTTGGAGTTTAGAAATGTTACCCATGTAAATCtggagaaatcatcaattactATGAGAGTATATttctttccccctaagctcGTTACGGGTATTGGTCCAAACAAATCCATATGAAGAAGTTCCAGACATCTTGCTGATGAGTTTCTTCCTCTGCTTTTGAATGTTGAACGGATTTGTTTTCCTAATTGACAAGTATTGCAAATTCTATCTTTGGCAAAGTCAATGTTAGGCAAACCAGATACAAGTTTAAGTCTGCTAATAgtagcaatggatttaaagttgagATGGTTGAGTCGTTTATGCCAAAAccaatttttatttccatttaaGGCAATAAAGCAGGTAGGTGCATTAAGATAATTATCATTCCATTttactttatatgtattttgctCTCTATGACCAGTCAACATGATATTACCAGCTGTGGTTTTAACAGTGCATATGAGTTTTTGAAACACAACGGTGTAACCCTTGTCACATAGTTGTcttatgcttatcaagttataacaTAGATTTTCTATAAGAAGCACATGTTTAATGATAACTTTGCCGTGGATAATCTTACATTTACCCACAGCTTTACCTTTAGAATTATCACCAAAGGTGATTGTTGGACCTTTGTAGTTGACTATTTCTGATAAAAGATCTTTgtttccagtcatgtgtctagaGCAGCCACTATCCATGAACCAGATGGATTCTTCCAGCTCCTTTTTCTTTGTTGCCATTTCATCGGtagattcttgatcttctttggCCATGAGACATTCTACTTTCTCATCTTCGCTTTCACTTGAAGATTCTTCGGAGATGGAtttttctgattctgattcagcCCATTTGCCTTGATCTTCTTCTGCAACTAAGACTCGTTGATTCTTCTTTTTGATAaatctcttgttttctttaacTCGTCTTTTGTCACTTGATctcttttcatcttttcttggcctgttgcattctgcaataaagtgtcctttctttccacagttaaaacaagcTTGACCATCATCAGCATGGTCCTTGTTGAAGTGAGGTTTATTCAGCTGTGATTGATTCTTGCGCATGAATTTGCTgaattttttaacaaataaagaAATGGCTTCATTGCTTAATTGCTCGGCCGATTTCTTACTTGTTGAATCTTTGACCGGAAGAGTCACTATAGTAGCTGCCAATGCCTTTGTTTGCTGGGAGGTGGATGGATCTTCTTCAGTTCGTATTCCAAGCTCGAACTCATACGCTTTAAGGACGGCGAAGAGATcatgaagttccagtttgttcaGATCTTTAGATTCTCGCATTGCTATAGTCTTTACGTTCCATTTTCTGGAAAGAGCTCTCATAACCTTCAAAGTAATTTTTCGGTTAGAATATTCTTTTCCTAATGAAATGAGTTCGATAATAATACCGCTGAATCATTCGTCAAATTCTGCTAAAGTTTCTCCTTGCTTCATTTTTGCGTTGTCGAACTTTTGGATGGAAACAGTtaacttgttttcttttgtctgaTCGTTGCCTTCACATAATTGAGTGAGCTTTTCCCATATTTCCTTAGCAGTAGTGCAGGTCTTGATTTTGGCAAACATATTTTTGTCCAAAGTTTTGTAGATGATGTCTTTTAAAACATTGTCCAGATTTGCCTTCTTTTTGTCCTAAGCTGTCCGTTTTGATCTGTGCTTTTCTACCATCTGAGGAGCACCTTCGGTTGTGGCAGCAGCTGTATTTACCTTCAAGATTCTCATCGGCCCATCAGTGATAATATACCACATATCGTCATCTTGGGCTGCTAAGTGTGCCTGCATAcgaattttccaatcatcatagTCTTCTTTAGAAAACATCGGAATCTTGTTGAAAGATGCCATACGTGTTTAAGAGGTATCAATGTTTGACAGAACcccgctctaataccacttgttaggatcgggaaagagtttagaagggggtgaatgaactctttcaaacttTCTCgtgttttaaaatgtttatttcaacCGTTTGTTAGGTggttgaaaattcttctcaaacgATTGAAAATGTGAACCACTATTACGTGCAGAAGACGGTTCACAATTTCCAATAGAAACTTAAACACATTAACAGGCTTAATCAACAAttagaaaaaaagaaaatgcttgcgataagtaaagagacacaagattttttatggatgttcggagaataaatactcctacgtcacccctttttCCTCCTTAGGAaggttttcactaaaagactttggctctataaactttttgcaacagcccactccaatcaggacgtATCACACTacctgttttggaactcttagtgatcactttacaccaCTGGATATTTAAGAATTCTAAGTTCACCAGacactaaatcaaataaccaaagggttactgatatgaacaatcagtttTGGTTTGAGTAGCACGAAATTGATCCTTAGATGATCAAATGTAATTCTTGTTTAAAGCTTGCTGAAAGAGCGTTGAAGTGTGTTGACTTTTGATAGCGCTCTGAGATCTTTGTATAAGCTAGCAACAAAATTTTTAGCTGTGGATCAAAAGGTTGTCTTAGCTAGCACACTCCTCCGTTAACATACACGATCTTCTTAACGGTCGGAAAGGATGCAGCAACGTTAACCTGATCAACTGAACAAATGTGTTGCTGTCATCTTTATGAGCATTAATTGATCTTTAATAAAAGCATTTAATGTCCTTTTTCTCAGCGTAGTTCTGAAGCGCTTTTCCTGAGGAGTTCCTTTTATGGTAACTGTCTTCTAGCATCAGAACTTGAAGTCTATACTTGGTCTATCTTTTCTGGGATAGAGACATAAATGGCAGATCATTCTTGAAACTGATGTATGTATATGTTGACTTCAAGGCGGTGTAATACTTTGAATGTATTAAGCCGGTCGGAGAATGTCTTTGAGCAATAAATGGTTCTCTTTAATGATCCGGTTCTGAGGATCATTTAAGTCCAAGATGAATCATCTAGCGGTCTGAAATAAGCGGTTGAGACTTCTTTGAGCTTTAGCATGTTAGAAAGATATTCAAGCAGATGAGCTGGGCGGTTGAACTGATGCATATCTTGAAGGA from the Primulina tabacum isolate GXHZ01 chromosome 8, ASM2559414v2, whole genome shotgun sequence genome contains:
- the LOC142554748 gene encoding uncharacterized protein LOC142554748, with product MASFNKIPMFSKEDYDDWKIRMQAHLAAQDDDMWYIITDGPMRILKVNTAAATTEGAPQMVMRALSRKWNVKTIAMRESKDLNKLELHDLFAVLKAYEFELGIRTEEDPSTSQQTKALAATIVTLPVKDSTSKKSAEQLSNEAISLFVKKFSKFMRKNQSQLNKPHFNKDHADDEEDQGKWAESESEKSISEESSSESEDEKVECLMAKEDQESTDEMATKKKELEESIWFMDSGCSRHMTGNKDLLSEIVNYKGPTITFGDNSKGKAVGKCKIIHGKVIIKHVLLIENLCYNLISIRQLCDKGYTVVFQKLICTVKTTAGNIMLTGHREQNTYKVKWNDNYLNAPTCFIALNGNKNWFWHKRLNHLNFKSIATISRLKLVSGLPNIDFAKDRICNTCQLGKQIRSTFKSRGRNSSARCLELLHMDLFGPIPVTSLGGKKYTLIVIDDFSRFTWVTFLNSKDQAADHLIKLLKRLQNEKSEAINRIKSDRGTEFLNQYLSSYLENHGIKHELSAARSPQQNGVAERRNRTLKEAARTMLAESRYSAVSKAYRVYNQRTLTVEESIHIVFDEYSICHDNSSNNIHDLINNLDATNLEASSDDEVDLRKTGGNISKENPTAQEQTQQIEPKKIDNALLDTNWIEAMQEELNQFERSKEQFEMSIMGELNYFLGLQVKQSENGIFINQAKYTRDMLKKFGMENCSQATTPMSSSIKLDKYEGRIFVDTKMYRGLIGSLLYLTASRLDIMFAVCLCARFQAKPMQSHFIASKRILKYLKGATNVGLWYPKYSGLNLVGYSDADYAGC